In a single window of the Allobranchiibius huperziae genome:
- a CDS encoding histone deacetylase: MEQVWYAAYGSNLSRDRFSHYLFGGRPSGASRTYPGARDRTPPTGDHPLLLPGRLYFAWESPTWTGGVAFYDPTVRDGAPTVAARAYLLTVQQFSDVAAQEMHRPPGDEVDVAGLLAHAPVATLGPGRYETLHQVGELEGVPVVTFSAPWTIETAPLNAPSAAYLRRIADGLREAHGWSAEQICDYLLDCPGVRPTWSRASLAGATD, encoded by the coding sequence ATGGAGCAGGTCTGGTACGCCGCGTACGGCTCGAACCTGTCACGTGACCGGTTCAGTCACTACCTCTTCGGCGGCCGACCGTCGGGTGCCTCGCGCACCTACCCCGGAGCCCGCGACCGTACGCCGCCCACCGGCGACCACCCGCTGCTGCTGCCCGGCCGGCTCTACTTCGCGTGGGAGTCACCGACCTGGACCGGCGGTGTCGCGTTCTACGACCCGACGGTGCGGGACGGGGCGCCGACGGTCGCGGCACGCGCGTACCTGCTCACCGTGCAGCAGTTCAGCGATGTCGCCGCCCAGGAGATGCACCGACCGCCCGGGGACGAGGTGGACGTCGCCGGCCTGCTCGCGCACGCACCGGTGGCGACGCTCGGCCCCGGCCGGTACGAGACGTTGCACCAGGTCGGCGAACTCGAGGGTGTCCCGGTCGTGACGTTCTCCGCGCCCTGGACGATCGAGACCGCGCCGCTCAACGCACCCAGCGCGGCATACCTGCGCCGGATCGCGGACGGTCTGCGCGAGGCGCACGGCTGGTCGGCGGAGCAGATCTGCGACTACCTGCTCGACTGCCCCGGCGTGCGACCCACCTGGAGCCGCGCGTCGCTCGCGGGAGCGACCGACTAG
- a CDS encoding ATP-binding protein: protein MSGQGAVRAVGVALPSPWWRRNRGWHVLHLVGCLVTVPVLALTTVHGARLGVAVVGVLTLVAAYGVRGGRGFAADPPGSTVYPVLAWCAAIMITVGSYQAGTVCAFLVVTQTWALMERTAATWLVTAGFVVFGAVIWLWSGADTKAFLVVLATVGGGWAFAVCMGWFVDSIARTSQERAEIIDTLRATQAELARSQRLEGIHAERERLSGEIHDTLAQGFTSVVALSRAAQLAQERGDGARVAERLRLIETTAQDNLDEARIIVAELSAVSSHTLVQALERLVHTIRQATAMEGRLDVMGPPQGAGPAVETALLRIAQECLTNSRKHSGATMFGVTLDYTRGDCITLCTSDDGVGFNPAAAPLGFGLGGIRSRADAVGGQVDLQTGPGRGTRLSVRVPR from the coding sequence GTGAGCGGACAGGGCGCTGTGCGGGCGGTCGGTGTCGCGCTGCCCTCGCCCTGGTGGCGTCGCAACCGCGGCTGGCATGTCCTGCACCTGGTGGGGTGCCTCGTCACGGTCCCGGTCCTGGCGCTCACGACGGTGCACGGTGCACGGCTCGGTGTGGCGGTGGTGGGCGTGCTGACACTCGTCGCGGCATACGGCGTACGAGGTGGCCGCGGCTTCGCGGCCGACCCGCCGGGATCCACCGTCTACCCCGTTCTCGCGTGGTGCGCCGCGATCATGATCACCGTCGGGTCCTACCAGGCGGGCACGGTCTGCGCCTTCCTGGTCGTGACCCAGACCTGGGCGCTGATGGAGCGGACGGCTGCGACCTGGCTGGTGACCGCGGGTTTCGTGGTGTTCGGTGCGGTGATCTGGCTCTGGTCGGGGGCCGACACGAAGGCTTTCCTGGTGGTGCTCGCGACCGTCGGGGGTGGCTGGGCCTTCGCCGTCTGCATGGGCTGGTTCGTCGACTCCATCGCCCGCACGTCGCAGGAGCGTGCCGAGATCATCGACACGTTGCGCGCCACCCAGGCCGAACTGGCGAGATCGCAGCGGTTGGAGGGCATCCACGCCGAGCGCGAGCGGTTGTCGGGGGAGATCCACGACACCCTGGCGCAGGGCTTCACCTCCGTGGTGGCGCTCAGCCGGGCGGCACAGCTGGCGCAGGAGCGCGGCGACGGTGCCCGGGTGGCCGAGCGGCTGCGCCTCATCGAGACGACCGCCCAGGACAACCTCGACGAGGCACGGATCATCGTGGCCGAACTGTCCGCGGTGAGCAGTCACACGCTGGTGCAGGCGCTGGAACGACTGGTGCACACCATCCGTCAGGCGACCGCCATGGAGGGTCGTCTCGACGTGATGGGGCCGCCACAGGGCGCTGGGCCCGCCGTGGAGACGGCCCTGCTGCGCATCGCACAGGAGTGCCTCACCAACTCCCGGAAACACAGTGGCGCCACGATGTTCGGGGTGACCCTGGACTACACGCGAGGCGACTGCATCACGTTGTGCACGAGTGACGACGGTGTCGGCTTCAACCCCGCGGCTGCGCCCCTGGGGTTCGGTCTGGGAGGCATCAGGTCCCGCGCCGATGCCGTCGGGGGCCAGGTGGACCTGCAGACCGGGCCCGGACGGGGCACCCGGCTGTCGGTGCGGGTGCCGCGATGA
- a CDS encoding site-specific integrase — MCTDPRHALRERALWRMLYETAARAEEVLRLDVGDLDLTNRTARTIRKGGDRDTLHYASGTARLLPRVLAGRDRGPVFLSSRPPRTDALPALSDLDPATGHARLSYRQASALFTDATHGATLHQLRHSALTHLAETGASSALLMAKSRHAALSSLQRYVAPSQTAVAQLTAGLDPHGRRRKVDG, encoded by the coding sequence CTGTGCACCGATCCGCGCCACGCGCTGCGCGAGCGGGCACTGTGGCGGATGCTCTACGAGACCGCCGCCCGCGCGGAGGAAGTCCTGCGCCTGGACGTGGGCGACCTGGACCTGACCAACCGCACCGCTCGCACCATCCGCAAGGGCGGCGACCGGGACACCCTGCACTACGCCTCGGGCACCGCGCGGCTACTCCCCCGGGTACTCGCCGGCCGCGACCGCGGCCCGGTGTTCCTGTCCAGCCGGCCCCCACGCACCGACGCCCTGCCTGCCCTGTCCGACCTGGACCCCGCCACCGGGCACGCCCGGCTGTCCTACCGCCAAGCCTCCGCCCTGTTCACCGACGCGACCCACGGCGCGACCCTGCACCAGCTGCGGCACTCCGCACTGACCCACCTCGCCGAGACCGGCGCCAGCAGCGCCCTGCTGATGGCGAAATCACGGCACGCCGCACTGTCCAGCCTCCAGCGCTATGTCGCGCCCTCTCAGACCGCCGTCGCGCAGCTGACCGCCGGCCTGGACCCGCACGGGCGCCGGCGGAAAGTCGACGGCTGA
- a CDS encoding response regulator, whose protein sequence is MTAAQGETRPLRIVVVDDHPVVRAGIVAMLSEHDGLEVVGTGRNGAECLNLVADLAPDLVLTDLRMPVMDGVETTARLSATPGAPPVLVLTTYDSDTDIVRAIEAGARGYLLKDAPLQTLVDAIRSAVRGEEVLAPEVAARLSARGQVARSAQLSAREIEIVALVADGLSNAAIGRRLFIGEATVKTHLLRAFAKLGVNDRTAAVSAAYREGLIRLD, encoded by the coding sequence ATGACCGCCGCCCAGGGTGAGACGCGACCCCTTCGCATCGTCGTCGTCGACGACCATCCCGTGGTCCGCGCGGGCATCGTGGCGATGCTGAGCGAGCACGACGGACTCGAGGTGGTCGGCACCGGCCGTAACGGCGCCGAGTGCCTCAACTTGGTCGCGGATCTCGCGCCCGACCTGGTCCTGACCGATCTGCGGATGCCCGTCATGGACGGTGTCGAGACCACCGCGCGGTTGAGCGCGACCCCGGGAGCGCCTCCGGTGCTGGTGCTCACCACCTACGACAGCGACACCGACATCGTCCGGGCGATCGAGGCGGGCGCCCGCGGCTATCTGCTCAAGGATGCGCCGCTGCAGACCCTGGTCGACGCGATCCGCAGCGCCGTGCGCGGTGAGGAGGTGTTGGCCCCGGAGGTTGCTGCCAGGCTGTCCGCGCGGGGCCAGGTCGCCCGCTCCGCGCAACTGTCGGCCCGCGAGATCGAGATCGTCGCCCTCGTCGCGGACGGGTTGTCGAACGCCGCCATCGGTCGGCGGCTCTTCATCGGCGAGGCGACCGTCAAGACCCACCTGCTCCGCGCGTTCGCCAAGCTGGGGGTGAACGACCGCACGGCAGCAGTCAGCGCGGCGTACCGGGAGGGTCTGATCAGGCTCGACTGA
- a CDS encoding group II truncated hemoglobin: protein METETLYDAAGGTVGLTRLAHAWHERVMADEVVAHAFHHGFRPDHSERLAAYWVEALGGPRAYTGTYGDETSVVRLHAGEGEHEDMDQRAIACFDQALADTGLAGDPRLAGALHDYFAWATTMSMAKYPRSADDVPDGLDIPQWTWDGLKESR from the coding sequence ATGGAGACGGAGACTCTGTACGACGCCGCCGGCGGAACGGTGGGGCTGACCCGGTTGGCACATGCCTGGCACGAGCGCGTGATGGCCGACGAGGTCGTGGCGCATGCCTTCCATCACGGATTCCGTCCCGACCACAGCGAGCGACTCGCGGCGTACTGGGTGGAGGCGCTCGGTGGCCCCCGTGCGTACACCGGCACGTACGGCGACGAGACGTCCGTCGTCCGCCTGCACGCGGGCGAGGGCGAGCACGAAGACATGGACCAGCGCGCGATCGCCTGCTTCGATCAGGCACTCGCCGACACCGGTCTCGCCGGGGACCCGCGCCTCGCCGGTGCCTTGCACGACTACTTCGCGTGGGCCACCACCATGTCCATGGCGAAATACCCGCGCAGCGCGGACGACGTACCTGACGGTTTGGACATTCCGCAGTGGACGTGGGACGGCCTGAAGGAATCGCGTTGA
- a CDS encoding 2-oxoacid:acceptor oxidoreductase subunit alpha translates to MSSKSQQTLDRVVIRFAGDSGDGMQLTGDRFTAETASLGNDLSTLPNFPAEIRAPQGTLPGVSSFQLHFADHEVLTPGDAPDVLVAMNPAALRANLGDLPRGGVIIADADEFTKRNLAKVGYPSNPLEDDSLESWALHAVPLTSITVAALADFELTRKEKERAKNMFALGLLSWMYSRPTSGTESFLKRKFAGKPAILAANLAALHAGHAYGETTESFAVSYTVRRAPKATGTYRNITGNLAIAYGFVAAAHRADRPLVLGSYPITPASDILHTLSSLKRFGVTTIQAEDEIAGVGAALGAAFGGAIGLTTTSGPGLALKAETIGLAVSLELPLVIVDVQRGGPSTGLPTKTEQSDLLQAMYGRNGESPVAVIAPATPVDCFDAALEAVRIATTYRTPVIVLSDGSLANGSEPWRLPQIGDLPNLHVDAPTEPNSVDDKGNPVFAPYLRDPNTLARPWAVPGTPGLEHRVGGIEKADVTGNISYDPDNHDHMVRTRQAKIDGIDVPDVVVDDPSGDARVLVLGWGSTYGPIAEATRLCRAAGSKVARAHLRHLAPFPGNLGEVLRAYDRVVLPEMNLGQLALLLRGKYLVDVRSHTAVRGLPFTSTEIAAVIHEHLEDLT, encoded by the coding sequence ATGAGCAGCAAGTCCCAGCAGACCCTCGATCGTGTCGTCATCCGATTCGCCGGCGATTCCGGCGACGGTATGCAGTTGACCGGTGACAGGTTCACCGCCGAGACCGCGAGTCTCGGCAACGACCTGTCGACGCTGCCCAACTTCCCCGCCGAGATCAGAGCGCCGCAGGGCACACTGCCGGGCGTCTCCTCGTTCCAGCTGCACTTCGCAGACCACGAGGTGCTCACCCCCGGCGACGCGCCCGACGTACTGGTCGCGATGAACCCGGCCGCCCTGCGTGCCAACCTCGGCGACCTGCCTCGTGGCGGCGTGATCATCGCCGACGCCGACGAGTTCACGAAGCGCAACCTGGCCAAGGTCGGTTATCCCAGCAACCCGCTCGAGGACGACAGCCTCGAGTCGTGGGCGCTGCACGCCGTGCCGCTCACCTCAATCACGGTCGCGGCGCTCGCCGACTTCGAGCTCACCCGCAAGGAGAAGGAACGCGCGAAGAACATGTTCGCGCTCGGGCTGCTGTCGTGGATGTACTCCCGGCCGACCAGCGGCACCGAGTCGTTCCTCAAGCGCAAGTTCGCGGGCAAGCCCGCCATCCTCGCCGCCAACCTGGCGGCTCTGCACGCGGGCCACGCGTACGGCGAGACGACCGAGTCGTTCGCGGTCTCCTACACCGTGCGGCGTGCGCCGAAGGCAACCGGCACCTACCGCAACATCACCGGAAACCTCGCCATCGCCTACGGATTCGTGGCCGCGGCACACCGCGCGGACCGACCCCTGGTGCTGGGCAGCTACCCGATCACCCCGGCCTCGGACATCCTGCACACGCTGTCCAGCCTGAAGCGGTTCGGCGTGACGACCATCCAGGCCGAGGACGAGATCGCCGGCGTGGGTGCCGCGCTCGGCGCGGCGTTCGGTGGCGCGATCGGCCTCACCACGACGTCGGGGCCGGGCCTCGCCCTCAAGGCGGAGACCATCGGGCTCGCCGTCTCCCTGGAGCTGCCGCTCGTGATCGTCGACGTGCAGCGCGGCGGTCCGTCCACCGGGTTGCCCACCAAGACCGAGCAGTCCGATCTGCTGCAGGCGATGTACGGCCGCAACGGCGAATCGCCGGTCGCCGTGATCGCCCCTGCGACACCGGTCGACTGCTTCGACGCGGCGCTGGAGGCAGTGCGCATCGCGACGACCTACCGGACGCCGGTGATCGTGCTCTCGGACGGCTCGCTGGCGAACGGCTCCGAGCCGTGGCGGCTGCCGCAGATCGGCGACCTGCCGAATCTGCACGTCGACGCCCCGACCGAGCCCAATTCCGTCGACGACAAGGGCAACCCGGTATTCGCGCCCTACCTGCGCGATCCCAACACGCTGGCGCGGCCGTGGGCCGTTCCGGGCACGCCGGGGCTGGAGCACCGGGTCGGCGGCATCGAGAAGGCCGACGTCACCGGCAACATCAGCTACGACCCGGACAACCACGACCACATGGTCCGCACCCGCCAGGCCAAGATCGACGGCATCGACGTGCCCGACGTCGTGGTCGACGACCCGTCCGGCGACGCCCGCGTGCTGGTCCTGGGGTGGGGTTCGACGTACGGCCCGATCGCGGAGGCCACCCGGCTGTGCCGCGCTGCAGGATCGAAGGTCGCGCGGGCGCACCTGCGCCACCTGGCGCCGTTCCCTGGGAATCTCGGCGAGGTGCTGCGCGCGTACGACCGCGTGGTGCTGCCGGAGATGAACCTCGGCCAGCTCGCACTGCTGTTGCGCGGGAAGTACCTGGTCGACGTGCGCAGCCACACCGCCGTTCGCGGCCTGCCCTTCACCTCGACGGAGATCGCAGCCGTCATCCACGAGCACCTGGAGGACCTCACATGA
- the rarD gene encoding EamA family transporter RarD, giving the protein MANGKPARSETSTGTAYGFVAYLLWGAFPLYFHAIEPVGAWEVLAHRVLWTLLVCAVILAVRRRMGFVREVLAEPRRLVALSIASLLIAANWTIYVQAVVTGHVTEAALGYFLNPLVTVALGVVVLKERLRVLQWVAVAIGVAACVYLAVDYGKPPWIAVSLALSFAGYGLMKKRVGGRLTALESLSFETAVLAPIAVILLAVLTIRGDSTFTTEGTGHAVLLAVSGIVTAVPLLLFAAAARRVPLVTIGLLQFLTPILQLICGVALLGEHMSSARWIGFGIVWIALVLLVIDSVMSANRGRRLSRSAASLAA; this is encoded by the coding sequence ATGGCGAACGGCAAGCCGGCCCGCTCCGAGACGAGCACGGGCACGGCGTACGGGTTCGTCGCCTACCTGCTGTGGGGCGCCTTCCCGCTCTACTTCCACGCCATCGAGCCCGTCGGCGCGTGGGAGGTCCTGGCGCACCGGGTGCTGTGGACGCTGCTCGTGTGCGCGGTGATCCTGGCGGTGCGTCGGCGGATGGGCTTCGTACGCGAGGTGCTGGCCGAGCCGCGCCGCCTCGTCGCACTGAGCATCGCCAGCCTGCTGATCGCCGCGAACTGGACGATCTACGTGCAGGCGGTCGTCACCGGCCACGTCACCGAGGCCGCCCTCGGTTACTTCCTGAACCCGCTGGTCACCGTCGCGCTCGGCGTGGTGGTGCTGAAGGAACGGCTGAGGGTGCTGCAGTGGGTGGCCGTCGCGATCGGCGTCGCCGCGTGCGTCTACCTCGCCGTCGACTACGGCAAACCGCCGTGGATCGCGGTCAGCCTCGCTCTGTCGTTCGCCGGCTACGGGCTGATGAAGAAGCGCGTCGGCGGCCGCCTGACCGCGTTGGAGAGCCTGTCGTTCGAGACGGCGGTGCTCGCGCCGATCGCCGTGATCCTGTTGGCGGTGCTGACGATCCGCGGTGACTCGACCTTCACCACGGAAGGCACAGGCCACGCTGTTCTCCTCGCGGTGTCCGGCATCGTCACCGCGGTGCCGCTGCTGCTCTTCGCCGCCGCAGCACGTCGGGTGCCGCTCGTGACGATCGGGCTGCTGCAGTTCCTCACTCCGATCCTGCAGCTCATCTGCGGGGTCGCCCTGCTGGGCGAGCACATGTCGTCGGCGCGCTGGATCGGCTTCGGGATCGTGTGGATCGCGCTGGTGCTGCTCGTGATCGACTCGGTCATGAGCGCCAACCGAGGGCGCCGTCTCAGCCGGTCGGCGGCCAGTCTCGCCGCCTGA
- a CDS encoding GNAT family N-acetyltransferase, translated as MDIRPATAGDVTAAPDWLAGIDLRADRWRDDATRAVVGTEDGMVVAAGHLFTSPVRDDRYWVEVVVAPQRRRRGHGRSIARYLADLRTDPKPMCSRGFVSSAAVQFARGLGAHAYQTCPPERVQTVDAARLTRSPVATVAGTAVDLSELQRAWTDIYEWMHADWAPVAPGFEEPLLEDFADELDLVHTRVVGEGRVRAAAFVFADAPEPVVVAECRERDETDGLALLRACVRDSLLSLAEDGIAAISFDGHDTDPHFRPLLDELPVSGEAFELLEWG; from the coding sequence ATGGACATCCGCCCGGCGACCGCCGGCGACGTGACGGCGGCGCCTGACTGGCTCGCGGGCATCGACCTGCGCGCGGACCGGTGGCGCGACGATGCCACGCGCGCGGTCGTGGGGACGGAGGACGGCATGGTCGTGGCCGCGGGTCATCTGTTCACCAGCCCTGTGCGCGACGACCGGTACTGGGTGGAGGTCGTGGTCGCGCCGCAGCGCCGCCGCCGTGGCCACGGTCGCAGCATCGCGAGGTACCTGGCGGACCTGCGAACCGATCCCAAGCCGATGTGCTCACGCGGCTTCGTCTCCTCCGCGGCTGTGCAATTCGCACGAGGCCTGGGCGCGCACGCTTACCAGACCTGCCCGCCGGAACGGGTGCAGACGGTCGATGCCGCGCGGCTCACGAGATCGCCCGTCGCGACCGTCGCGGGCACCGCCGTGGACCTCTCCGAGTTGCAGCGTGCATGGACCGACATCTATGAGTGGATGCACGCCGACTGGGCTCCCGTGGCACCAGGGTTCGAAGAGCCCCTGCTCGAGGACTTCGCCGATGAGCTCGACCTCGTGCACACCAGGGTCGTCGGTGAGGGTCGCGTCAGGGCCGCGGCGTTCGTCTTCGCCGATGCACCGGAGCCGGTGGTGGTGGCCGAGTGTCGTGAGCGTGACGAGACTGACGGGCTCGCACTCCTGCGCGCGTGCGTGCGGGACAGTCTGCTGTCGCTCGCCGAGGACGGCATCGCCGCCATCAGCTTCGACGGGCACGACACCGACCCGCACTTCCGGCCGCTGCTGGACGAGTTGCCGGTCAGCGGCGAGGCTTTCGAACTCCTGGAGTGGGGGTGA
- a CDS encoding 2-oxoacid:ferredoxin oxidoreductase subunit beta has product MSIDLGMPKLGTSGVPRLGDDEAQTKKDFTSDQEVRWCPGCGDYAILAAMQGFLPDLGLRRENIVFISGIGCAARFPYYLDTFGMHSIHGRAPAIATGLATSREDLSVWVVTGDGDALSIGGNHLIHALRRNVNIKILLFNNKIYGLTKGQYSPTSDVGAVTKSSPLGSVDQPFDPVSLALGAEASFVARTMDSDRKHLTATLRAAAEHRGSALVEIYQNCPIFNDGAFQLVKDRDEASARIMQLVDGEPIRAGEGETARVVVRGPEGHLAVEPEATADPARVVRHRVNDNDPSQAFALSRLDDPSFAQLPMGVFRSVSRPTYDDGVRSQVAAAIDTAGGPADDRALEQLLHGHDTWTVSD; this is encoded by the coding sequence ATGAGCATCGATCTGGGTATGCCGAAGCTCGGCACCTCCGGAGTCCCGCGGCTCGGCGACGACGAAGCGCAGACGAAGAAGGACTTCACCTCCGACCAGGAGGTGCGCTGGTGCCCCGGGTGCGGCGACTACGCGATCCTCGCCGCGATGCAGGGCTTCCTGCCCGACCTCGGGCTGCGCCGGGAGAACATCGTCTTCATCTCCGGAATCGGGTGCGCCGCCCGCTTCCCGTACTACCTGGACACCTTCGGCATGCACTCGATCCACGGGCGCGCGCCCGCGATCGCGACCGGCCTCGCCACCTCCCGCGAGGACCTGTCGGTGTGGGTCGTGACCGGTGACGGCGACGCGCTGTCGATCGGCGGCAACCACCTGATCCACGCCCTGCGCCGCAACGTCAACATCAAGATCCTGCTCTTCAACAACAAGATCTACGGCCTCACCAAGGGCCAGTACTCCCCCACGTCCGATGTCGGCGCGGTGACCAAGTCCTCGCCGCTGGGATCGGTGGATCAGCCGTTCGACCCGGTGTCGCTGGCGCTCGGCGCGGAGGCCAGTTTCGTTGCCCGCACCATGGATTCGGACCGCAAGCACCTGACCGCGACGCTGCGCGCGGCCGCCGAGCACCGGGGTAGCGCCCTGGTCGAGATCTACCAGAACTGCCCGATCTTCAACGACGGCGCCTTCCAGCTGGTCAAGGACCGTGACGAGGCGAGCGCGCGCATCATGCAGCTGGTCGACGGCGAGCCGATCCGGGCCGGCGAGGGCGAGACGGCGCGCGTCGTCGTACGCGGCCCCGAAGGCCACCTGGCCGTCGAGCCGGAGGCCACCGCTGATCCGGCACGCGTCGTGCGGCACCGGGTGAACGACAACGACCCGAGCCAGGCGTTCGCGCTGAGCCGCCTGGACGACCCGTCGTTCGCGCAGCTGCCGATGGGGGTCTTCCGATCGGTGTCGAGACCGACGTACGACGACGGGGTCCGCAGCCAGGTCGCCGCCGCGATCGACACGGCCGGCGGCCCCGCCGACGACCGGGCACTGGAGCAGCTGCTGCACGGTCACGACACCTGGACCGTCTCCGACTGA